gggactatatccaattaaaaagcctctgtacagcaaaggacaccatcagtagaacaaaaaggcctcctatagtatgggagaatatattcataaatgacagatctgataaggggttgacatccaaaatatataaagaactcatgcacctcaacaccaaaaagcaaataacccaattaaaaaatgggcacaggatatgaacagacacttctccaaagaagaaattcagatggccaacaggcacatgaaagatgctccacattgctaattatcagggaaatgcaaattaaagccacaatgagatgtcacctcacaccagttaggatggccaacactgaAAAGTTGTCAGCAGTTGTGAACTGTGAACactgaaaagacaagaaacaacaaatgctagtaatgatgtggagaaaggggaatcctcctacacttttggtgggaatataaattagttcaaccattgtggaaagcaatacacaggttcctcaaaaaactaaaaatagaagtatcatttgacccaggaattccactcctaggaatttacctaaagaaaacaagatcccagattcaaaaagacatatgcacccctgtttattgcagcactatttacaatagccaagatacggaagcaacctaactgcccatcagtagatgaatggtaaagaaaagatggtacatatacacaatggaatattattcagccatataagaaaacaaatcctaccatttgcaacaacatgtatacAGCTGGAgggatgctcagtgaaataagccaggcagagaaagtcaagtaccaaatgatttccctcatttgtggagtataagaacaaagcaaaaactgaaggaacaaaacagcagcagactcacagaatccaagaagggaccagtggttatgaaaggggtggggtgagggagggtgggtggtgtgggaggtagaaggggattgaggggtattatgattggcacacatggtgtggggggtcacagggaagacagtgcagaaCAGAGAATGCAagaagtgactctgtggcatcttactacactgatggacagtgactgcaatggggtgggaggaACTCactaatatgggtgaatgtagtaaccacaatggttttcatgtgaaacctttgtaagagtgtataccaatgataccttaattaaaaaaaaacagtaaaaaataaatatataaagatatattaggttacttaaaaaagaaaaaggtttgcAGTCAAATGCATTTTGCAAATGGACTGAATCAAAGCCTTCCTTGTAGGACTTTCCTGTATTAACAGGCACGGAAGAGCCATCTTTCCTGAAGAACTCGAAGGATTAGTTAAGAGCCTGGAGAATTTGGGAAGTGTTGGCTTAGAAACAAGAGCTTTGCCCAGTGAATTGGGAGGAGCTAAAGAAAAGGCAGTTCCGGCCTGAGAAGACCTGCACTGTAGGTGGTAGTAACAAGTAGCAGCgataagtaaataaaagcaacTGATCATAATAACGATTCTTTAAATAGCCTGATATTCTTTTCCTCCAGAGTCACACGATCCACATGCCAGTGGCATGACTTAAGTTTTTCCTTCTAAGAAAGTTTTTGTATAAATACTTTATGACAATTACAAAAAACGAATTCATATTTAATTAGACACATGCTGTGTCCAATCAGGTATCTACAGAGCGACTATGTGGCCACATGTTCAAAATTCACTTTAAGTTCTTCAAAAGGGTCAAGGAAACTAAATCACATATGCTTCAATTTATGTGCCTCCTACATGTGAACCACATTTACACCAGCCAATAACATTTTTCATCTGACCTGTAGAAACTGGAAGGATTCAGGACAGTGGTCACACTCATGAAAAGGAAAGGGTAGGGCCCACCCAAACaggcttgtttcccttgcctctgggaggcaaaaacaaagaaagaagagaaaatggaaaaaatttttttttaaagttggttGACAGTTAGCTCTGGAAGGCGTGAGTAGAGTTTGAAAGCTAACCTTAGATATTACTGCTTTGGCTTCTTCTATTGTCTTCTTTAAAACTTGCTTCATTTTTTCATTCggagctataaaaataaagagaagagggagagaaacaacTGTCTTTAAAACCCTTCTTGATTATCCTAACCCCATCTGTCTGAGTGGGGGAGTAAGTGAAATGAGAGAAAGCACAAGTATAGAATTTAGACAAAGCTGGCCTTGAGAAGTCAGATGAAAATCTCTTAAAccttgtatttttaataaataacagtTTTAATTAGACATTGAACATACCAGAGACATAAATTGTATTAAAGTAGAAATGGCTACTTTAAGGCAGTTTTGGTTTAAAGATGAATAATGAATTGGTTCTTATGAGATaactattattttcttcattgacaCAGTTCTGTCTTAGAAGCAAAGAATCTCTCCAAATTGAGAATGAGCTTAAGTATGAAAGATGTGGAAGACAACCAACAATTTTCCAGgttaaaatttgaaagaaatagaAGTAGAGATTCCTATTATCTTCAATATTAAAACATATGTTATTTTGGGGACACGTAAAGGCTTTGTAAGGAtatgtttgtgtttcttttgctACTAACAGTGTTTTTGGGGCATGGTAGACAGGTGTATATTAAATGGTCATTTATTTATAGTCTTTTAAATGGAGCTTTTTTATATAGGGATAGGGATAAACTATCAAAATGGATTATCATCCTTTTTTCCTTCGAATTCTACATGATCAACCATATACCAAAAGGAGGATAATTTCTATGGTGCTCTGACATGAACTAAGTTGCTTTGCACAAAAGAGAAGCATATCTTCAATTCAAGTGGAGACCACTGTGCGGACACTGATTTCCTCCATCACGCACTCTCTAAATAAACCTCAGGATCTGCAAACTCTAACAAAACACAACCTTCAATACTTTCAATGACTATCCCCCAAAAACTATTAGGCTAAATCACAGGAAACTGCCAATTTTCAACCACTTGCTACCTACAAATGTAATTTCATATAGGTTCATCTGATGTATTTAAAAGATAGCTGCAACTTAGTAAGAGCAAAGAGACAGATGCTTCCTTTACCCACCTAATTTAGTCTGGCTTAGCATTTTATCACAAGGAGCTCCACAGTGCAGTATTGCATAAGTTTGTACAGCAATACTGAGGCCAACTCTGCAACTTAAAGAACTCCTTTCATACTAGTTGCTATACTCAGTCATGGACACAAAGAAAAACGCTGGATTACCTTGCCCATTCCTTCGTCCAATGTCATCCTTTTTAAATACTGCACCCCCACTGGGTACACACTTTTCACCCCATTCATCTCTTAATTTCAGTTCTTCAATCTGGTCATCAGTCAGTCCTTGCATATTAGGAGGTAGAAATATGCCATGTTCTGCTAATTCttccatttctgaaaaataagagaaagtgaAACAATATATATCACAATTATCACCATAACCCCTTATACCTCCTCCTAGAGGAGAGGGGTCCTGCCCAtcatctcattattttatttaacactgACATAccacttgctatgtgccagatcTGTCCCCTGACCTTTCACAAATGGTCACTGATTCATCCTAGATCAAGAGAAGCAGAGTTTAGAAGCTCACCCATGGCCCTAGGCAGCTGTCTAATCCTCTGTGCTATTCTGTACTACCTGGCACTCAGGAGGCAGGAGATAAAATTCACAATCTGAATACATACATAGGATATTAGGGGTTTCCAGGTGCGTTCACAAAGATTATCTCTAACCTTGTGAGATAGGCAAGACAGTTATCAAGATCCCCATCTTGCTTAATTTACAGCTGATTTAGTGTCATATGAGGCCTGCTCAGGCTTGCTATTTTACACAGAATTCTGTAGAAATACTTTATAAATGATGTATGTAAATCTGATTAGTGGGGAAGATTTAAGTCAGCTCACACCCTTCCGAAACGACAGAGACAGGACAAGATCTTGGTTTTCTAGTATTCATGTTCACTATTCAAATGCATGGCTTGATATTTCTCCTGTTTCATATATATTCACCCCAAAACGAATCCACACTTTAATCTTGCAACATTGcttgtttttgcttctttgcttttttttacatGAAAGAGGCTATGTGAATTTTACATGATCTAGGTCTTCCCATAGCCGGGTATGAGACACCAGGAGGCCcatgacaataaaaataaacactagagaACAAATGGTGTGACTCAAAACAGATATTTATGGTCTCTCTCATGAGACTCTAAACCTCTGGTGGGCAAGGGGCTGGTCTCATTCATCCTTGTCTTCAGAGCTCTGGGGCCTGCCTGAATCACAGTTCACAACTGCTGACAactgaagaacaaatgaatgggTTTTAAGTTCACTAAAATGACTGCTGACATTCAGCACCACATTTTCAATTGATAATTTTACAGAACAGAAGCTGAGTCCCCTTTTCCCCcatatactttaatttaaaagtaaCATTTGGAATCGGTATTTTTTACTAAGAAACTATACATATGCCCCATAAAGATAAAACCATGACCTTAAGGAGATCTGCATGGTACAAAAGTCACTTTTATAGTCACTACCACTCAGTAACATTCCAGGTAACACCGGGAGCATCACCATGTCAAACTGTGCTATGTAATGCAGTAGCTACTAGCCCCACTTGACTGCTGAAACctaaattcaaatgaaataaaatataaaatgcagttCCTTGGTCGTGTTCCAGGGCCCCATGGGGCTAGTGCACAGCACACACAGGGAACCCTTTCTTCGCTGTGGAAAGTTCCAGCGGACAGCGCTGCCCTGGCGTTTAGAGGAGGGTCACCAAAGCGCTGTAACAGGAGAATCAGGCTTGTGTTCCCTGGAGAAGGGAAAACACCACGCCTCTCCACCCTCTCCTCGCCCTATGGGGCCGTCCCAGGGTAGGCTCCGCACCACAACCCGCTCCACTTCAGTAGGCTCCAAGTAGTAAATCCACCTTTTAAAGGCACTGGGGCCAGTGATCTGCTCGCTTCGCATCTGTTTAATTCCACTGCTCCAGCTCTTCGGCCCGACGGTTTGGCTTCCTCCGGGTGCTTCCCCCGCCCTCTCCCATTTCCGTCTGTTTGCCCGGGCATTGCGCGCTCTAGGCCTCTCCCGTCGCGTCTCCACGCGAGTCGCCGGCCCTCTCTGCGTCTCCGGCGAACCCCGGTGTCCCATTTCAAGCCCAGCTGCTGTCCATCTATGCAAATCTCCACCAACTTGACCCGCGCCGGTCCGAGAAAGCCTTGTGGGTTCCACCCAACTTCCTCCATCCCAAATGGCCCCGTCTCCTCCTCCCCTCCGAGCCCTGGCTCGGCTCCCCGGTCCCGGCCCGCACCTGAGCAGACGCGCTGCACCTTGAGCCGCGCGTTGTAGACCCGGGTCACCTGCACCGTGAGCTCCTCCAGCTCCGTGCTCCCCGGCGCCTGTAGCAGGAACTGGCTCTCATCGCCCCGCTTCACGTGCAGCAGAACCATGGTGGCCCCGCGGCCCCGCCGAGGCGGGCAGAAGGCCGGGGATGCGCAGCCTGCGGTAACGCGAGGAGCAGACGGCGACCACCGACTAACGGCTACTTAGAGACCGGAACCCTGGTCTTCCCCCGCCCTATGGAGAAAAGGGCGGAGTCACTTGCTCCCGGAAGTGGCCGTTGCCAGGAGCAACAAAGAAACAGTCTGAAGGGCCGCCAGGTCTAGATCAGAACCCGCGGGTGGGGAAGCGGAGACCCGGTGATGTCTGGCAACGACCTTCACAGTCCGAGAGGGCCGCGCGTCCCGCACGCACCCGCCGAGCCGGATTCGCCGGGCCGCGCGCCAGTTAAGGGCTGTTGTCCGGGAAACCAGCAAACAGACCAGGCAGCCGGGAGTGCGGAAGGCGCAGCCGACTCTCCGGCTGCCCGAGAtcccagggtggggtgggagggaggccgCCAGGTCGGGAATGGGTGGGGCTGTGCCACGCAGCAGCAACCCCGGGGCCGCCCGGGTCCCAGCGGCATTTCCGGAAACGCCTCCCGCTGCTCTGCGCCCGGAGGTTTGGGAGGCGAGCCTGGTTTGCTGGTCCCTGCTCCCTGTCCCCTCGGCTCCGGTTCCTAGCGCCCAGGCGCCAGGGAGAGCGCGTGCTCTGTGAGGGTAGATGCGGAGGCACACGTCTAGGGTGGCTCAGTTGGCTGCTGCCGGAGTGACCCTCCCCAAACCATCCAGCCGGCCACCGTCCAACAAGTTCTGACAGAAGGGCAGTCAGGCCAAGCGCTGTTTCTTTCAGGCGCCTGGGACACGCGGCAGATCCAGGGCCACTGCTCTGATAGAGCTTATATTCCAGTGtaagtaacaaaacaaaaataaacggACAAGACAAACTCGAACAGAGGTGTAGAGAAAATCAAACTGTGGTTAGCTTTTTGGATTGGATGGTGGGTAACCTGACCTGAGCCCTTGATAACAAGGCGCTAACAAAGCTATTAGAGTGCAAGGCCTCGCCCCCTGCTTACCTCCTTCGCAAGGCCATTGCAGAGTAGGATTTGATTTGAACATTGCAAGCACCTGCTAGTTCGTATTCCTGAAGCTTTGGCCTTCTGCATTCCCCAGGGCTCTGGGGGCAGAGTGGTGGTGTGACTACTGGCCTGGATATGCCTAAAGCCAATCCAGGGCCTCATGGGAAGGCTGTTAGACTGATACTGGATGGAATGGGTATGGAACCCAGGGAGAGGGGGTGTGTTTTCATCTCTAGTACTGTTGGGGCAGAGGTCACCCAGACCCTGGAACTTGTGCTGGTCAGATTGGCAAATGTCTCTCCCCACTGAGGGATAGAGGCCTACTGGGTTCTCAGCTCCAGCTGCTAGCCATAAGGTCGTCCCTTTATTTCTCCTGATTCCATGTCTGTATTCACCAGTCATGTATTAGAGTCTGTGGGTACTAATTTTACTAAATTAAAAGTGTGGAAAACTCATGCACTGGCCATCCAGTTTTGTTTAAATACAGTTTATTAATCATATGGTGGAAAATCTGCCAAATTGCCACAGATCAAGCCCTTGCAGTATCTTTAATCCTTGTCAGCAATGATATTTGACTTTGCAGTCCTAACTTTACTTTTACTGCCTTCCTTTCAGTGTTCTCTTAAGGTCTTTTTTTCTCACATGTCGTGTCTTTCAAATTTATATGTAGCTTTTTCTGTGTAGTTTAAGGAATCAAAAATCATGACAAAATCTGGTGTCTCACCCCCACCCAAGTGGGCTCTGAATTCCAAGACAAAGATGACACCTGTGTGGTCTTGTGCATTTTGGCttattttctctgaatattttaggTACTGTTGCCATTCTAGGATGAATGGCATCTTAGGGCCATTTGTTGAAGCATTTCATTCGTGATTAAAACTCTGGTTCCAGATGATTGGCTATTCATAATGGCTGCTAGGTATCAGGAAGCCAGAGTGGTAAAGAGAAAATTTTCTATGAAGAAAAAGTCACTTTTTAAGACCTAACGTATTAAAGTTCCCACATAACCCCTCCCTGATTCTACTCCCCTCTAACCCTTCTCCTGAGGTAACTGCTGTCCTGCATGTTTTTATACCATTAACACATTTCCCTATGGCTTTgccatgttttaaattttaaataaatggcatCATACTGTATCATTTTGTAATTTGCTTTGATTCCATAAtagatttactaatattttatccACTCACTTTCACTGCTATGAAATTCATAGTATTGCACCATATGAATATGCTACTCCATTCCCCTGTTGAAGgttagtttatttctagttttcaccAGTTTCACATATACTAGAGTTTCTCTATAAGTCAAACTTCTTGTGCTGGAGTATATGAACTTCACTGGACACTGTTAAATTGCTCTCTAGAATTACTGTGCCAATTTACCCTCTCAACCAATAGTATGAGTCCCCATTTTTACATGTTTGCTAAATCTTGATATAATCagacttagatttttttaaattagtaaaacaGGCATGTTGATTTCTATGTCTGTTTTTTGTTGAGTTTGGCTATCCTGTGTCAATCCCCCATCTGTAGTTAGTTTGTGGACCTGTAGATCTCAGGATCTGGCTACTGATCATGTGAGGAGGATGAACAGATAAGCTACAGACTTGAGAGAAGTATTTGTAAACCACATGTCCAAACAAAGGACAAGTAtctaggatatataaagaacactcaaAACACAATAGTAAGAAAAGAATGCATTTAGAAAGTGGGCAAAAGATACAAACAGGTATTTTACTGAAGGTATTAGAgggtaaataagcacatgaaaatgtgctcaccATGACTGCtattaaagaaacaaagtcacaatGATATATCCACTACTAAAATAGCTAACATAAAAAACAGTGCAACAGCAAATGCagatgaggatgtggaaaaattggatcACTCATAAATTGCTgtgtggaatgtaaaatggtagtcATTCTGGAAAACAGGTTGGCAGTTTTGGAAAAACCCAAGCATGCAactaccctatgacccagcagttGCACTCTGGGCATTtaggcatttatcccagaaaaatggaaacttatgtttacacaaaaacctgtacacaaatgtttgtagtggttttttaaataatagctcCAAACTGGGAAAAACTCAGATGTCCTTCAATGAGTGGGTGAACAGTTAAACTAACTGTGGACTACTACTTAGCAATAGAAAAGAATTAACTATTGATAGATGCAATCTCGagaattatgataaaaaaaaGCCAATCCTGAAAAGTTATATACCATATAATTACATTTATGTAATGTAAATTTCAAAGTGGCAAAACTATAGAAATGTAGAACAGACTAGGGGTTGTCAGACATTGCAAACAAAAGACAGGGTAAGATGGGAGGGTAGTGGGAAAAGAGCAACATGAGGGATCTCTGGTGATGGGAGTGTTGTATGTCATTGTTAATGTCCTGCTTGTGGTATTATACcatagttttgcaaaatgttaccacTGGGGAAACTGCATAAAGGGTACATAGGATCTCTGCATATTATTTCTTAACAGTTGCACATAAACCCACAATTATGTTCAAATACAAATCTTTTAAAAGTGTATTATTCTGTATCTGTAACTTCTTAATCAGAGGTTAATGAACATAATTGAACTATTTAAGAATCAAGGTTATCGTTCTGAATAGCAAACACCTAGGGCTAAAAAAAGGCAATAATCACAGGAACTCCGTGGCCAGTCTCTTCTGTCTGGCTCTTCCTGTGCCTCTTTCCCCTCTGACCCCAAGCTGTTTCTTTTGCTATGGTTAGAAAAACATTCATGCTTCATGTGTTATGTTCAAGCCAACAAGATTTTGAATGAGGGCCTCTCTTACAGAATCAGGCTCGGGTACCTAAATGATGATTTGTAATCTCAGAATatctttcctcttatttttagATAAGTATTAAATGGAGAAGTAAAATGGATGAAAATGAGGCCTTGAATTAAAATACCAGTTATGACAATAAGAGGTAATCCCCAAATGTCACTAAACCTGTGTATGCTATTGTATGTCACTAAACTTGTAACGTTCAAGGAAAATGGCTGAGAAAAATTCTTCCCTTTTGAGCAAAGTAGTCAATATGGTAAAGacaggtatttttatttcatatgacAGCACACTTCACAGGATATGTACAGAATGTTTGTGTACCACTGACTTCAGTACTGTACTTCtgtaaagtatataaatattgtaTGCCACATAAGCAATAAAATTCTTACATATAAACAGCAATCTACTATAGAGAACAAAGAATTCACAAAGAGATCCTTAGTGTCTAATGTCTGCTCTGCTTTTAACAGAActggtaaatattttaataatacatagAAGAATGGCTATTTGCAGCATACCTTTAACTTTCTTTCATAACTGTGCACTTTCAGCAACTTGCCAAACACAATTTTCCTGATAAAGGCTGAGCTGCTGCATGATATGTGTATTTTAGACAGTAGTTTATATTCAATAGGAAACATTGCTCATAGAACTGCAATCTGCACTAGTGAGGTTTATAATGAATTATTTTGCTAATGGAGAGCAAATACCATATACACTAATCACATAGATGTTAGAGCCACAGTTTCAACAAGTTAATTCACATTTTGAAGCGCACTGCTTATAATAATACTGCTGTTTAAAATATACTACTGCTGAAATGATCAGAACCCCAAAAAAAGCACAATATAAAACTCACAAGAGTTATTTCTAACAACAAATCATGGCTGTTAACAGAGAGAGGATTACTTCTATAAATATAGTATTTTGGTAACATTTGAGCATTTAGAAAAGTGCTTTTTCCTACTAGATTTTCTTTATGTGGTTAAGTGCAATGCAGTTTGCTGTGCTTTTACATTTTACACATTCTTAGCCAGGAACTTAATTTTCTGATATTCTGCCAAAGCACACCTTTACAGGTTAAATGTGGACAATGGACTTTAGGTGGACACATACAACTCTATGTAAAAGGAACATTAATATGAACCTTAATGAGTAAAGATGATTTTAACTTAAACTGACAACAAAACAGCATTGCTCAAGTTTTCTGATTGGGATTACttaatgacataaaaatacaacattctgTAAAACTTCTGGGTACTTCTCCGTAAAATAAAAGCAGGACTGGTTGCATACTGGCAGTGCAGGAGATAAAATCCACAGCTAGTTTGAGATGTAGCctctaaaaaatttaaagcagCATCATAGTTGTGATATGTAGCTTCTTAAGGGGCGAGAACAGACACTGAGTAATTTAAAGCACTCTGAGGACTGCTGCTTCCTTGCTAACAAGTTCCAGAGCAAATGCAGCAAATGGAAAGTGCGGGAGAGAGATGGGTAACACATACCTGAATGCACAGAGGAGAGCCTGCGGGTAAGGCTAACATTCTCATTGGACTAGGTTAGCTGGTACGTGCTTTCCCAACAGATAAGGCCACAGTGCTATTTTGAAAGGGCTGGAGTGTCCATCTACATGACAGTGACCACAAAATATGTGCTTCCAGCTGCAAGAACCTCCTCCCAGAGGAAAGCACATGGAGGTGCTGGAGTGGAAAGTAACAGGATGTATGCTATGTGTGTGtttgaaggggtggggtttggaaTGGTAGAAAATTCTGGTTCTATAGTGAGATTATTCTAGTTTTGGATGAAAATTAGTGAACTACCTATATTTCATTTATAGCCATCCTTTTGATAATGAAGTATTGAAAAAAGTACTGTTTGAACTTTTAGGTAAAAATCTGGCCTCAGTTATATTCTAGAATTTAAATTATGAGTTTTGTAAGTATTtaagtgtatatatgtgtttatgcatatatacacattttttaaaaagcaatgcctTTCAAAATTCTGTTTCAGTGTAAGTTTGATAGCTCtttggtaaatatttatgaataccAATTGTTAACAAGTATGAAAAGGCTGGCAGTAATGTCAGCTAGAAGTTGTTTGGGCTTTTTGAGATTCTTCAGAGAAGACTGATAAAATTTCTGAATAAGGATTATTTTCTAAAGTAGTTTTGAGCACTTTTTATGGTTACTATGCTTTCTCACTTATCCAAACAGAAACACACCAAAACTCCAGTTAATCAGAAggattttttccttatttccaatATACACATATTCCAACTTTGAACACATTAAATAGTGGTATTTCATAACATCAGTACACTTAACAATTACTTATTGCACATAATGAATAACTAATGCCCAGTTGTTCTGGCTCTATCCTGCCAAAACTAAAAAACAACTGCTTTCTATTGTATCCACTATCTTTCCATGAAGTCTACAGTGGGTGAGGCCTTAGATGCCAAGGTTGTGAAAGGATCTACTGGAGGGGTGGTACCAGGTGGAAGCAGAGGGACCAGAGGTGGAGGTGGTCTTCTTGATGGcaacacacagaaagaaacatcTGTACTGTTGTTCCAGGCATCATCAAAGGTCACGCTGGAGCCAGAAAATGAACCTGGTTGATTATCCAGTAAGTTTGGACAAGCTGACGGTGACTTCTCTTTCACACTGAAGTCCTTTTCTTCCTCGAAGGTTACCCATCCTTTTGGATTGCTAATTTTTACTGTAGGCTCGCCCTGCAAATCAAAACTGTCCTTAAAACCATCAAGTGAGAATGAAGGCTTAGTATTGTTATGACCAAGAGGcttcagaggaggaaaagaacTCTTAGCAATGggctcttctttggagaacaatGAAGTTGCCTCTGATTCTTGATACTCAGCTCTAAATGGGTTTCCAGGAGCAGCAGTCCTGTCAGTGAAAGGATTTGTGCTGGGTAAGGTGGTAATAAATGGGTTTGGAGAACATCGTGTATTTTCCTGGGATTTACTCCGGGCTGGTATTGGAGGCACTGCTGACACGCAACTTATAGAACTCAAAGTATTAATGTTACTTTGGGTTGCAGAAAGTGACTCAATCAACGTGTTTGGGTTTGCGGTTAGAACAGGTGACGTTTGAACAGATAACTGAGCCTTTGATATAGCAAGCAGATTAAATGACAGATCTTCAAATGGGTCACTCTTTAACGGTGATTCCAGTCTGACAGCAGAGACTCCGTTTTTTACCTGGAAAAGACAGCACTGcctaataaatgtaaatatataaatgtatttatgtgtgtggtatacacccccccacacacacacacacatttaataccccttctttctgtctcaattattcttcattttttggaGAAAGTATAcaaatttgaaagtaaaaagCAGGTTTGTGTAGTTTGTTACTCAGGTGATTTAAGTAAGGTAAAACAACTaaactctttttctttaaaaactccctACT
The DNA window shown above is from Manis javanica isolate MJ-LG chromosome 3, MJ_LKY, whole genome shotgun sequence and carries:
- the CFAP298 gene encoding cilia- and flagella-associated protein 298 isoform X1; its protein translation is MEEVGWNPQGFLGPARVKLVEICIDGQQLGLKWDTGVRRRRREGRRLAWRRDGRGLERAMPGQTDGNGRGRGKHPEEAKPSGRRAGAVELNRCEASRSLAPVPLKEMEELAEHGIFLPPNMQGLTDDQIEELKLRDEWGEKCVPSGGAVFKKDDIGRRNGQAPNEKMKQVLKKTIEEAKAVISKKQVEASICVTMEMVKDALDQLRGAVMIVYPMGLPPYDPIRMEFENKEDLSGTQAGLNVIKESEAKLWWAAKELRRTKKLSDYVGKNEKTKIIVKIQQRGQGAPAREPIISSEEQKQLMLYYHRRQEELKKLEENDDDSCLNSPWADNTALKRHFHGVKDIKWRPR